The following proteins are encoded in a genomic region of Thermodesulfobacteriota bacterium:
- the rph gene encoding ribonuclease PH translates to MRSDGRQSDEIRPVKITRGVMKYAEGSALIEMGETKVICAATIEETVPPFLKETGKGWITTEYSMLPRSTKTRNVRDAVRGRVSGRSQEIQRIVGRALRAVINLEKLGERTIIIDCDVLQADGGTRTASITGAFVALSDAVQHLFREGIFQENPISDYVAAVSVGIVDGEMILDLSYEEDSKAEVDMNVAMTGSGLLVEVQGTAESKPFGREELNLMINLAQEGILRLIAKQKEILAE, encoded by the coding sequence ATGCGCTCGGATGGAAGGCAATCGGATGAGATAAGGCCGGTAAAAATAACCCGCGGGGTTATGAAATATGCCGAGGGGTCGGCATTGATTGAGATGGGAGAGACTAAGGTAATATGCGCGGCTACGATCGAGGAAACTGTTCCGCCTTTTCTTAAGGAAACGGGTAAAGGGTGGATTACGACGGAATACTCTATGCTCCCCCGGTCTACAAAAACGAGAAACGTTCGTGATGCGGTCAGAGGAAGGGTCAGCGGAAGGTCGCAGGAGATACAGAGAATCGTTGGGCGCGCTCTGAGAGCGGTGATAAATCTGGAGAAACTTGGGGAAAGAACCATTATAATCGATTGCGATGTGCTCCAGGCAGACGGCGGCACGCGCACTGCTTCTATCACCGGAGCTTTTGTTGCCCTAAGCGACGCAGTTCAGCATCTTTTTAGAGAAGGGATATTCCAGGAAAACCCAATCAGCGATTACGTAGCCGCTGTTAGCGTAGGAATCGTGGACGGAGAGATGATCCTGGATTTGAGTTATGAGGAGGATTCAAAGGCCGAAGTGGATATGAATGTGGCCATGACCGGGTCGGGTCTCTTGGTCGAGGTTCAGGGAACGGCGGAGTCAAAACCGTTTGGAAGGGAGGAGCTAAACCTGATGATTAACCTTGCCCAAGAAGGGATTTTAAGACTCATAGCCAAGCAGAAGGAGATCTTGGCGGAGTAA
- a CDS encoding XTP/dITP diphosphatase: protein MIKEIVLATKNRGKIKEFSDLLSPVFGRIISLREFNNIPEIVEDGETFSENALKKARVISKLTQKITLADDSGLEVDALGGRPGVFSSRYAGENAGDEENINKLLRELKGEANRNARFVCCLALVFPDGREITVEGRCEGVIVEDPRGEGGFGYDPVFYLPELNKTMAELTLEEKNLVSHRSRAVNALIMYLNGQKD from the coding sequence ATGATAAAAGAAATTGTTCTTGCCACCAAAAATCGGGGAAAGATAAAAGAATTCAGCGACTTGTTAAGTCCGGTATTTGGCCGGATTATATCTCTCCGAGAATTCAATAACATTCCGGAAATAGTGGAGGACGGAGAAACATTCAGCGAGAATGCTCTCAAAAAAGCACGGGTCATTTCTAAACTAACCCAAAAAATAACCCTTGCCGACGATTCCGGATTAGAAGTAGATGCCCTCGGAGGCCGTCCCGGCGTTTTTTCCTCGCGGTATGCCGGAGAGAATGCCGGTGATGAGGAAAACATCAATAAGCTATTACGAGAACTCAAAGGAGAAGCCAACAGAAATGCCCGGTTCGTATGTTGCCTCGCCCTGGTATTTCCTGATGGAAGAGAAATTACAGTGGAGGGCAGGTGCGAAGGGGTGATTGTGGAGGATCCGAGAGGTGAGGGCGGCTTCGGTTACGACCCGGTCTTCTACCTACCGGAGTTGAACAAAACCATGGCTGAGCTCACCCTAGAGGAGAAGAACCTAGTAAGCCACCGGAGCCGCGCCGTGAATGCTCTTATAATGTATCTCAACGGGCAGAAGGATTGA
- a CDS encoding solute carrier family 23 protein, whose amino-acid sequence MATRPDDLIYTVDDFPPWPRLILLGLQNVVLISIYLVFIVIISNAAGSPQHVTVSAISLGMIAVAIATMLQAIWKGPVGSGFLAPPVFSAIYLGPSLLAAKAGGLPAVFAMTIFAGAIEVLLSRYLQHLRGVFPPSVSGFIVLIVGIELGLVGMDQVLDVGAYKGPQFSQHLFVSVLTLAIIISLSVWFRGLMRLMCSMLGIVVGFLVAIPLGLVEAKSLELFSSVKLFALPDPWFISYHFEPSLIPAFLTAGVASALRTIGVITTCQKINDADWKRPEIKSIKGGMLADGIGCMLGGLLGAPGMNAAPSLVGVSKASGATSRYIAFSAGVIFILIAFLPKVASVFLLLPMPVVGAALVANASFMMAGGIQIMVSRNIDTRVTYVIGVSLLLGLSRKVFPGYFEQLPHTLQLVTGTVLSLAVICAVLLNLLFRIGIRRTQVFVFEESDISLERLTKFLQAQKKSWGLSEEVIERSVSTTTQVVHHLQEVHLILGSVKILVSYDQVDLVINIEYQGTLLSLPNVGQKKRVFVEEEAFAYGLADFLTGVYPDRMELSSKGKNANIRLYFSA is encoded by the coding sequence ATGGCCACTCGTCCTGATGATTTGATCTATACCGTTGATGACTTCCCGCCCTGGCCGAGGTTGATACTTCTCGGCTTACAGAACGTGGTACTGATTTCCATCTATCTGGTCTTCATCGTCATAATATCAAACGCCGCCGGCAGTCCCCAGCATGTCACGGTCAGTGCCATAAGCCTGGGTATGATTGCCGTTGCCATCGCCACGATGCTTCAGGCAATTTGGAAAGGTCCGGTAGGCTCAGGGTTCCTGGCCCCGCCGGTATTCTCGGCGATATATTTAGGTCCGTCCTTATTAGCGGCGAAGGCAGGGGGTTTGCCCGCCGTGTTTGCCATGACCATATTTGCCGGAGCAATCGAGGTTTTGCTGTCCAGGTATTTACAGCACCTCCGCGGCGTGTTTCCCCCATCTGTATCCGGCTTCATAGTCCTGATAGTGGGAATAGAACTCGGATTAGTAGGCATGGACCAGGTGCTCGACGTAGGCGCATACAAGGGCCCACAGTTCAGCCAGCACTTATTTGTGTCCGTGCTTACTTTGGCCATCATCATAAGCTTGAGCGTGTGGTTCCGCGGATTGATGAGACTCATGTGTTCCATGCTGGGTATAGTTGTCGGCTTTCTGGTGGCCATTCCACTCGGTTTGGTTGAGGCGAAATCATTGGAGCTTTTCTCTAGTGTGAAGCTATTCGCCTTGCCCGACCCGTGGTTTATTTCTTATCATTTTGAACCCTCCTTAATTCCGGCATTTCTCACCGCCGGTGTGGCATCTGCGCTCCGTACGATTGGGGTAATAACTACCTGCCAAAAAATCAACGATGCCGACTGGAAGCGTCCGGAAATAAAATCAATCAAGGGCGGCATGCTGGCCGACGGCATAGGCTGCATGCTGGGAGGGTTATTAGGCGCGCCGGGAATGAATGCGGCGCCTAGTCTCGTGGGTGTTTCCAAGGCTTCCGGTGCTACCAGTAGATACATAGCGTTCTCGGCCGGTGTCATATTCATACTAATTGCCTTTTTGCCAAAAGTGGCTTCGGTGTTCTTGCTCTTGCCCATGCCGGTTGTGGGGGCAGCTTTGGTAGCCAATGCGTCCTTCATGATGGCCGGGGGCATACAAATCATGGTCTCGCGGAATATAGATACCCGGGTGACCTATGTTATCGGCGTTTCCCTGCTGCTTGGCTTGAGTAGGAAGGTATTTCCGGGCTACTTCGAGCAACTGCCCCACACATTGCAGTTGGTGACGGGTACAGTCCTATCCCTTGCCGTTATATGCGCCGTGCTCTTGAATCTCCTCTTTCGAATAGGCATAAGGCGCACCCAGGTTTTTGTTTTTGAGGAATCGGATATCTCGCTTGAGCGTCTGACGAAATTCCTTCAAGCGCAAAAGAAATCCTGGGGTCTCAGCGAAGAGGTAATCGAGCGTAGCGTATCTACCACGACCCAAGTCGTACACCACCTACAAGAAGTACATTTAATCCTGGGATCGGTGAAAATACTGGTGAGCTATGACCAGGTCGACTTGGTGATCAATATCGAATATCAGGGCACTTTGTTGTCATTGCCCAACGTCGGACAGAAAAAAAGGGTGTTTGTGGAAGAGGAAGCGTTTGCATACGGCCTGGCCGATTTTTTGACCGGTGTCTATCCGGATAGGATGGAGCTTTCATCAAAAGGAAAGAATGCTAACATCCGTCTCTATTTCAGCGCTTGA
- a CDS encoding choice-of-anchor Q domain-containing protein yields MAMTAVMGNLIPLVSVPVWGQTTWNVPGDGSNACTTANPSCNTIQQAVDAASSGDTIDIAAGAFQENVGISKNLILQGAGADNTVVEGIQNGAPVFAVGSATVTIEGMTIENGMGTLGGGISSFSSAVDVNNCIISNNTVVMGGVFPGQGGGILIDGESTMNINNSIISGNMADIGGGIINDGVLTITDSTLSSNGAQGRGGGIFNGGTVTVTSSTISSNSAEVGGGGIYNNNGTVTISNSTINGDSANQGGGIFNEGMMTITNSTISENTAFEGGGGIFNNGGTVQLSSSIVANTPSGGDCSGSITSLGYNLESGNSCGLTSTGDLPNTDPKLGPLQDNGGPTETQALLTGSPAIDAGNPDCPPPDTDQRGITRPQGTRCDIGAFEAEDSDNDGIPDILESQGGGGCSIASVGVKPSIPLYLLIPIFIVIRRVWRRNIT; encoded by the coding sequence ATGGCAATGACAGCGGTGATGGGAAACCTAATTCCCCTCGTCTCAGTTCCGGTGTGGGGACAAACAACTTGGAATGTTCCCGGAGATGGTTCAAATGCATGTACGACGGCCAACCCTAGCTGTAATACCATACAGCAGGCGGTTGATGCCGCCTCTTCGGGCGACACGATTGATATAGCCGCAGGGGCATTTCAAGAGAACGTGGGTATTAGTAAGAACCTTATACTGCAAGGGGCTGGAGCTGATAATACCGTCGTAGAAGGAATACAAAACGGCGCGCCCGTATTTGCAGTCGGATCTGCTACTGTAACTATTGAAGGCATGACAATAGAAAACGGCATGGGTACCTTAGGTGGCGGCATTTCCAGCTTCTCCTCGGCGGTGGACGTGAATAACTGCATAATCAGCAACAATACCGTAGTAATGGGCGGGGTGTTTCCAGGCCAGGGTGGAGGCATCTTAATCGATGGTGAGAGCACTATGAACATTAATAATAGTATTATTAGCGGCAATATGGCCGATATAGGGGGCGGCATCATTAACGATGGAGTACTGACCATCACCGATAGTACCCTCAGTAGCAATGGAGCCCAGGGTAGAGGCGGCGGTATCTTTAACGGGGGTACTGTAACTGTCACCAGCAGTACCATCTCATCTAATTCTGCAGAAGTCGGTGGAGGCGGTATCTATAATAACAATGGCACTGTAACCATCTCTAACAGCACTATAAATGGAGATTCGGCAAACCAGGGTGGTGGTATCTTTAACGAGGGTATGATGACCATTACTAACAGCACGATCAGCGAAAATACGGCTTTCGAGGGTGGCGGTGGCATCTTTAACAATGGGGGCACAGTTCAATTGAGCAGCAGCATCGTTGCTAACACTCCATCGGGAGGAGACTGTTCAGGCAGTATCACGTCATTAGGATACAATCTGGAGAGCGGAAACTCCTGCGGCCTTACCTCTACCGGAGATCTTCCCAATACCGACCCCAAACTCGGTCCCCTCCAGGATAACGGGGGGCCTACTGAAACTCAGGCTTTGCTAACTGGTAGCCCGGCTATAGACGCCGGCAATCCAGATTGTCCTCCGCCTGATACAGACCAGCGCGGCATTACAAGGCCTCAAGGAACTAGATGCGACATCGGGGCATTCGAAGCAGAGGACAGTGATAATGATGGAATACCAGATATTCTTGAGAGCCAGGGAGGCGGTGGTTGCTCTATCGCATCGGTTGGTGTTAAACCTTCAATACCACTTTATCTCCTAATTCCGATTTTCATTGTAATAAGGAGGGTGTGGAGAAGGAATATAACTTAA
- a CDS encoding cation:dicarboxylase symporter family transporter, with translation MKIRTIGPAGRLIIGAILGILAGVFFGDYCKVLNPIGVGYVMLLQAPIYPLLVSALIHGLGTLSPCTFGSLFKRGWIFYLAAWGITLGAIFILVQAIPRVNAPFVINPAQKGQSASSILQLFLPANLFTDIAGNLVPAVVIFSVLYGLAIQRFKNKENILNVFDAISTASIKIWNWVAILAPIGVFALFADLAGTVSLAQLESLTLYILLFAIGSVILAFWVLPAVISALTDLPVRRLLKTMRNGIIMGAVTTISATAIPYVIEAVGKLAAEHNITDEKRETLVKTTVSITYPLGQLGNLFVYLFMFFSFYYFKQPVDIMEQVLLPILTLLSSFGSPTAAVNSVAFLSAWLNIPGDATELFVETLAITRYFQVIATVVGFYFIPILVLFAFYGRLKISPLRLISGLVFPALIFGIITFGLFHLEGWLIPQRVNTYLSFSLPESVTNGVDVTVHKTAETVEIKPEDASLNETSLDRIKRTGVLRVGYNVFPIPFCYLNNKGELVGYDVAFAYELARSLNVKLVFIPFDWDSLVKDLKASRYDIAMAGIYVTNERIESVKVSNSYFRGPLVMVVPSSQAHKFLSRQRIAKIEDLKIAVFYDQVFLNLVNETFPQAQMKVVSNLEEMASFNGFDAVIWTLTQGSILASMKPGLSVVVPEDLGPPFLFAYLMPPNSNELREYVNYWLDLKEDDGFTKKMNDYWILGKPSADPSPRWSVIRNVLHWID, from the coding sequence ATGAAGATCAGGACAATAGGACCGGCGGGCCGGCTAATTATAGGGGCAATTCTGGGTATTCTTGCCGGGGTGTTTTTTGGGGATTACTGCAAGGTTCTAAACCCAATCGGCGTGGGCTACGTGATGTTGCTACAGGCCCCCATTTATCCTTTACTGGTAAGCGCCTTAATCCATGGTCTAGGAACGTTAAGCCCTTGTACATTCGGCAGCCTTTTCAAACGAGGGTGGATATTCTATTTGGCTGCCTGGGGTATTACACTGGGGGCAATCTTCATACTAGTCCAGGCTATCCCCCGGGTAAACGCCCCTTTCGTGATAAATCCGGCCCAAAAGGGACAGTCAGCGTCGAGTATACTTCAGCTTTTCCTTCCGGCTAATTTATTCACCGACATAGCGGGCAACCTTGTCCCGGCCGTGGTTATCTTCAGCGTTCTTTATGGACTGGCTATTCAGAGGTTCAAAAATAAGGAAAACATCCTTAACGTTTTTGATGCTATCAGCACCGCAAGCATTAAGATCTGGAATTGGGTGGCGATACTGGCGCCAATAGGGGTATTTGCCCTTTTCGCCGATTTAGCCGGAACGGTCTCGCTGGCCCAGCTCGAAAGCTTAACTCTATATATCCTGTTATTTGCCATCGGCTCTGTAATACTTGCATTCTGGGTGCTCCCGGCGGTGATAAGCGCCCTTACCGACCTGCCGGTCAGGAGGCTGTTGAAGACAATGAGAAATGGCATTATCATGGGCGCGGTTACTACTATTTCTGCAACGGCTATCCCATATGTTATTGAGGCCGTGGGAAAGCTTGCCGCCGAGCATAATATAACCGATGAAAAGAGAGAGACGCTCGTCAAAACAACGGTCTCAATCACCTATCCGTTAGGTCAGTTAGGCAATCTCTTCGTATATCTATTCATGTTTTTTTCCTTCTACTATTTCAAACAGCCGGTTGATATAATGGAACAGGTTCTCTTGCCAATACTAACCCTGCTATCTTCTTTCGGCAGCCCCACTGCCGCAGTAAACTCTGTGGCTTTTTTGAGTGCCTGGTTGAATATTCCCGGCGATGCCACGGAGCTATTCGTGGAAACGCTGGCAATCACCCGTTACTTCCAGGTTATTGCCACCGTTGTGGGATTTTACTTCATTCCCATACTAGTGCTTTTTGCCTTCTACGGGAGGTTGAAGATCAGCCCTTTGCGGTTGATTTCCGGTCTAGTTTTTCCAGCATTAATATTCGGGATCATTACATTTGGTCTTTTTCATCTCGAAGGATGGCTCATTCCGCAAAGGGTGAATACTTACCTCTCCTTTTCTCTTCCGGAGAGCGTGACAAACGGGGTTGATGTAACCGTTCACAAGACGGCCGAGACGGTTGAAATTAAACCGGAAGATGCATCTTTGAATGAAACCAGCCTTGATCGCATCAAAAGAACCGGTGTGTTGCGTGTGGGCTACAATGTATTCCCAATTCCATTTTGCTACCTCAACAATAAGGGAGAGTTGGTTGGATACGACGTTGCCTTTGCCTACGAATTAGCCCGTTCTTTGAATGTGAAACTGGTTTTTATTCCATTTGACTGGGATAGCCTTGTGAAGGACCTGAAGGCTAGCCGTTATGATATTGCCATGGCCGGCATATATGTCACCAACGAACGGATAGAGAGCGTAAAGGTGTCCAACTCCTATTTTAGGGGTCCGCTGGTAATGGTCGTCCCTTCAAGTCAGGCCCATAAATTTCTCTCTAGACAAAGGATAGCAAAGATAGAAGACTTGAAGATCGCGGTCTTCTATGACCAGGTATTCCTCAACCTGGTGAACGAGACCTTTCCGCAAGCTCAGATGAAGGTTGTTTCCAACCTCGAGGAAATGGCCAGTTTTAATGGTTTTGATGCGGTTATCTGGACTTTAACCCAAGGGTCTATTTTAGCCAGCATGAAGCCCGGGCTTAGCGTTGTAGTACCAGAAGATTTGGGCC